A region from the Benincasa hispida cultivar B227 chromosome 12, ASM972705v1, whole genome shotgun sequence genome encodes:
- the LOC120067549 gene encoding AT-hook motif nuclear-localized protein 20-like encodes MWDVPVFFFKFIPLANFPLNLANSNPWWTSRVAFPATGPGPISTTLDGSRRDQGDEEDEPKGGGVVVGNRRSRGRPQGSKNKPKSPIIVTRDSPHALRTHVIEIVGGADVADSINQFSNRQQRGVCVLSGRGTVVDVTLRQSAASAAVIQLHGRFEILSLSGSFLPGRAPPGSTGLTVYMAGGQGQVIGGTVVGPLLAAGPIILIAATFANATYERLPLQDDLNYQEKEVSPATTCGGEVEEPPPYPRMATSIYDLVAPNNHQGIDGYAWAHEKPSLV; translated from the exons ATGTGGGAcg tcccagtatttttttttaaatttatcccACTTGCAAATTTTCCGCTAAATCTGGCTAATTCTAATCCGTGGTGGACCAGTCGGGTGGCCTTTCCGGCCACCGGCCCCGGCCCGATATCAACCACCCTCGACGGCAGCAGAAGAGATCAAGGTGACGAAGAAGACGAGCCAAAGGGAGGCGGCGTGGTGGTAGGAAACCGCCGATCGAGAGGGCGGCCACAAGGATcaaaaaacaaaccaaaatcTCCAATCATCGTCACACGCGACAGCCCACACGCGCTTCGCACGCACGTGATCGAGATCGTCGGAGGAGCCGATGTCGCCGACAGCATAAACCAATTCTCCAACCGCCAACAACGTGGGGTTTGTGTTCTCAGCGGCAGGGGTACAGTTGTCGACGTAACTCTCCGGCAATCCGCCGCTTCGGCCGCCGTGATCCAACTCCACGGCCGGTTCGAGATTCTATCTCTGAGTGGGTCATTTCTTCCCGGCCGAGCCCCTCCCGGTTCGACCGGGCTGACCGTGTACATGGCTGGCGGGCAGGGGCAGGTGATTGGAGGGACGGTGGTGGGCCCACTATTGGCGGCTGGGCCTATAATTTTGATAGCAGCTACTTTTGCTAATGCAACTTATGAGAGATTGCCTTTACAAGACGACCTTAATTATCAAGAAAAAGAGGTTTCTCCGGCCACCACGTGCGGCGGAGAAGTGGAGGAGCCGCCACCGTATCCTCGGATGGCAACTTCAATTTACGACTTGGTTGCACCAAATAATCATCAAGGAATTGATGGTTATGCTTGGGCTCATGAGAAACCATCTCTTGTTTAA